A part of Polyangiaceae bacterium genomic DNA contains:
- a CDS encoding DUF3592 domain-containing protein — protein MAPPLHVGLLILGGAFFCLMSLLGILLGYWAQRSIRWWRRFGVSTPGRVVRVDDSDEGTTHFVQYLDAAGSVHETHTQSSGARMDLGEVVEVFVDPSEPTRARIALDLANQHAVAGILALVFGGLGIAIFLVGVVLWVVG, from the coding sequence GTGGCGCCGCCATTGCACGTAGGGCTGTTGATCCTTGGGGGTGCGTTCTTCTGTCTGATGTCGTTGCTCGGGATCCTCCTGGGGTACTGGGCGCAGCGCAGCATTCGTTGGTGGCGGCGCTTCGGCGTCTCCACCCCAGGGCGAGTCGTTCGAGTCGACGACAGCGATGAAGGAACGACCCATTTCGTGCAGTATCTCGACGCCGCCGGGAGCGTGCATGAGACGCACACCCAGTCTTCGGGAGCGCGAATGGACCTGGGTGAGGTGGTCGAGGTGTTCGTTGATCCGAGCGAGCCAACCCGGGCGCGCATCGCCTTGGACCTCGCGAATCAGCACGCGGTCGCCGGTATCTTGGCGTTGGTGTTTGGCGGTCTCGGCATTGCCATCTTTCTGGTTGGTGTCGTGCTCTGGGTGGTTGGTTGA
- a CDS encoding extensin family protein, translating into MQERLRLEHQKPSHFARAILLSALGGVGLSVACSAGPSQAEAPARPPRVAAWASSSPSLRDAGVERSAEADAAAPDTGTLDAGLDGDATTADAQAVDAAPPAVDLSEEPFMQPLDPRRLLPPTSYARRFANLSPGQCMKELRSAKLPVKHWGGPAKGVANPHKLSGELSGIKFVFPGGKSPFGVLDCRLVLALNEFARVLAAHSVVRVQLDNMYRPQSKLPRHRRGKARNPSQHSYGLAADITRLWLADGSVLSVEDDWHGDLGAPACGPDAVIHEPDAGSVRLRNLVCAVAREGIFNHMLTPGFNAAHRDHFHFDIKRGADYQALR; encoded by the coding sequence GTGCAAGAACGGCTGCGTCTCGAACACCAGAAGCCGAGCCACTTCGCTCGGGCGATTCTCCTCTCCGCGCTGGGGGGCGTCGGCCTTTCGGTCGCGTGCAGCGCTGGGCCATCGCAGGCTGAGGCGCCCGCTCGGCCCCCGCGGGTCGCGGCGTGGGCGTCGAGTTCGCCGAGTCTCCGAGACGCTGGTGTCGAGAGATCAGCCGAAGCTGACGCCGCGGCTCCCGATACCGGGACGCTCGACGCTGGCCTGGATGGCGACGCCACAACAGCGGACGCGCAAGCAGTCGACGCCGCGCCTCCCGCGGTCGACCTCTCCGAGGAACCCTTCATGCAGCCGCTCGACCCGCGGCGCCTGCTCCCGCCGACGAGCTATGCCCGACGCTTCGCAAACCTCTCACCTGGACAGTGCATGAAGGAACTGCGGTCGGCGAAGCTCCCGGTCAAGCATTGGGGCGGTCCGGCCAAAGGTGTTGCGAATCCTCACAAGCTCTCAGGCGAGCTCTCGGGGATCAAGTTTGTGTTTCCCGGTGGAAAGAGCCCGTTCGGGGTGCTGGACTGTCGCTTGGTGCTCGCGTTGAATGAGTTTGCGCGAGTGTTGGCGGCGCACTCCGTGGTGCGCGTGCAGCTAGACAACATGTACCGTCCGCAGTCCAAGTTGCCGCGGCACCGGCGTGGAAAGGCGCGCAACCCGAGCCAGCACAGCTACGGGCTCGCGGCGGACATCACGCGCCTCTGGCTGGCGGACGGTAGCGTGCTGAGTGTGGAGGACGACTGGCACGGGGACCTCGGCGCCCCAGCCTGCGGTCCGGATGCCGTGATCCACGAACCCGATGCGGGCAGCGTTCGGCTGCGGAACCTAGTGTGTGCGGTGGCCCGCGAAGGGATCTTCAATCACATGCTGACGCCGGGCTTCAACGCCGCGCATCGAGACCACTTCCACTTCGACATCAAGCGCGGCGCCGACTACCAAGCACTGCGCTGA
- a CDS encoding FHA domain-containing protein, whose protein sequence is MLSVTEARAKAKNVAAWLVDKERPDEAVGLLTAWAANGPNDPEGQDLLAEALRIDPSAPLAQMAFERMEGMQGDHGALDQHIQAYTIERINQIEAEMRRPTFRRAQMGFNNNIKFHGVPYHVQTEDSGLDAPHIITHLFADGGRVIKSHKRDYTEHVSRPDVAEYVRGLMKAQHMEMVLMLRDGKFDEIIAGREVGGVTLLTEPPQEVQKIARRKQEAPSATTHEPPAVAAAPAQVSHFSLVVLRSLTGGPERYDPVGEEVVMGAQGGVNLPGEIFCHPTEALLRWRDDALFIEDLEGGNGVFFRISTAVELEIGDEFIVGDQLLKVEKNPAPDDGPDPDPTYFYSSPKWPSSFRIIQVFEGGAQGACVVARGNSMQIGSAVGDLIFADDPLVEEQHCVIEEQASTVVLTDLGSRTGVFVRVRGEQELPHGTELLVGRTRLVVDLKR, encoded by the coding sequence ATGCTCTCGGTCACGGAGGCGCGCGCAAAAGCCAAGAACGTCGCAGCTTGGCTCGTCGACAAGGAGCGACCTGACGAAGCGGTTGGGTTGCTCACGGCTTGGGCCGCCAATGGACCCAACGATCCGGAAGGTCAGGACCTTCTAGCGGAGGCGCTACGGATCGATCCCAGCGCGCCCCTCGCCCAGATGGCGTTCGAGCGCATGGAGGGGATGCAGGGAGATCATGGCGCCCTGGATCAACACATCCAGGCGTACACGATCGAGCGCATCAATCAGATCGAAGCCGAGATGCGCCGCCCGACGTTTCGTCGGGCCCAGATGGGCTTCAACAACAACATCAAGTTCCACGGCGTGCCTTACCATGTGCAAACGGAAGACTCCGGTCTAGACGCGCCTCACATCATCACGCACCTGTTCGCCGATGGCGGACGAGTCATCAAGAGCCACAAGCGCGACTACACCGAGCACGTGAGTCGGCCTGACGTTGCCGAATACGTCCGCGGCCTGATGAAGGCTCAGCACATGGAAATGGTGCTGATGCTGCGCGACGGCAAGTTCGACGAGATCATCGCCGGGCGCGAGGTGGGGGGTGTCACCCTGCTCACTGAGCCGCCCCAAGAGGTTCAGAAGATCGCGCGCCGCAAGCAAGAGGCGCCGAGTGCAACGACCCACGAGCCGCCTGCGGTTGCCGCCGCACCCGCGCAGGTGTCGCACTTCAGCTTGGTGGTGCTGCGTAGCCTGACCGGTGGTCCGGAGCGCTACGACCCCGTGGGCGAAGAGGTGGTGATGGGCGCTCAGGGCGGGGTGAACCTGCCTGGCGAGATCTTCTGTCACCCCACGGAAGCGCTCCTGCGTTGGCGAGACGACGCGCTCTTCATTGAAGACCTCGAGGGCGGCAACGGTGTCTTCTTCCGCATCTCCACGGCCGTCGAGCTCGAGATTGGCGACGAGTTCATCGTTGGCGACCAGCTCCTCAAGGTGGAGAAGAACCCGGCGCCTGACGATGGTCCGGATCCCGATCCGACCTACTTCTACTCGTCTCCGAAGTGGCCTTCGTCGTTCCGCATCATTCAGGTGTTCGAGGGCGGAGCCCAAGGCGCCTGCGTGGTGGCCCGGGGAAACAGCATGCAAATTGGCTCCGCGGTGGGTGACTTGATCTTCGCTGACGACCCGCTGGTTGAAGAGCAACACTGCGTGATTGAGGAGCAGGCGAGCACGGTGGTGCTGACGGACCTGGGCAGCCGCACTGGCGTCTTCGTCCGGGTACGCGGTGAGCAAGAACTACCCCACGGAACCGAGCTTCTGGTGGGGCGTACGCGTCTGGTCGTCGATTTGAAGCGTTAG
- a CDS encoding DUF3592 domain-containing protein — MEPLIPAGVWLEAPLHAEILLLVGVGLFSIAAITLLGGVWLKRTTRWWKRYGVSTPGRCVRIKERDEYTTYYVQYLDGAGRVHETHTQGSVIAMSLGAVVEVWVDPSNPANARIAAEVKLQHVVTLILAGVFGALAIVTFSLGLVFWVVS; from the coding sequence GTGGAACCGCTGATACCCGCGGGAGTGTGGCTCGAAGCGCCTCTTCACGCGGAGATATTGCTGCTTGTCGGTGTTGGACTCTTCTCGATAGCAGCAATCACGTTGCTGGGCGGCGTCTGGCTCAAGCGCACGACGCGCTGGTGGAAGCGGTATGGTGTCTCGACGCCTGGGCGATGCGTCCGCATCAAGGAGCGCGATGAGTACACCACTTACTACGTGCAGTACCTGGACGGTGCCGGTCGCGTGCACGAGACCCACACTCAGGGCTCGGTCATAGCCATGAGCCTTGGTGCAGTGGTCGAGGTGTGGGTCGACCCAAGCAACCCCGCCAACGCGAGGATCGCGGCGGAGGTCAAGCTTCAGCACGTCGTGACCTTGATCCTGGCGGGCGTCTTTGGCGCCTTGGCTATCGTGACGTTTTCGCTTGGCTTGGTGTTCTGGGTCGTCAGCTGA